A genomic region of Psychrilyobacter piezotolerans contains the following coding sequences:
- a CDS encoding histidine triad nucleotide-binding protein, which translates to MSTLFTKIINREIPASIVYETDKVIAFNDINPQAPVHILVVPKKEIPTLNDIERKDCEYLMEMYDAVKQITKDLNVAEDGYRIITNCNSHGGQEVYHLHFHILAGEHLGPMRSMR; encoded by the coding sequence ATGAGTACATTATTTACAAAAATAATTAACAGAGAAATTCCAGCATCTATTGTATATGAAACGGATAAGGTGATAGCTTTTAACGATATCAACCCACAGGCACCGGTTCATATTTTAGTGGTTCCCAAAAAAGAGATACCTACATTAAATGACATTGAAAGAAAAGACTGTGAATATCTAATGGAGATGTATGATGCCGTTAAGCAGATAACCAAGGATCTAAATGTTGCTGAAGATGGGTACAGAATAATAACAAATTGTAACAGCCACGGAGGGCAGGAAGTATATCACCTGCACTTTCATATCTTAGCCGGAGAGCATTTGGGCCCTATGAGGAGTATGAGATAG